One genomic segment of Entelurus aequoreus isolate RoL-2023_Sb linkage group LG25, RoL_Eaeq_v1.1, whole genome shotgun sequence includes these proteins:
- the e4f1 gene encoding transcription factor E4F1 isoform X2, translating into MNVENNHTAEKARQQTSDGSETITIHSTLGDEDEDVHKCGRCQTEFSTLDAFIQHKLHHSCRREASCPDEDQEVDAANSGHEEGKAVHEAVSSEPENNESKAALGRGCRRKTTSQKASEESKRPEKPISDSRESDNIVHKIMREGRYFCSLCGKTFKTSNILKTHIKTHSDQKNFQCELCSASFRTKGSLSRHNRRHSDERPYQCTLCGQSFRESGALTRHLKSLTPCTEKIRFVQYKEILVSKDGLKQGVEGEIAAEAEPQEMVVVEEQPQEEQVVEAQTAVVSLVEANPQEVFHQVHFTMEVDGTTQEKHVVVDQSQAEALAAAAAAGDNLICQAILNAGIALRTEEVVQSPQVTGEQEKMVVECPDADSTDIQVKEEFVEMVTEKASRTSSKVYTCQHCNRTFKGLNYFRFHVKGHSSYKLFKCTLCQRDFLSGYLLKKHMEVHVSERRYKCGECGKLYKTVGHVREHMKAHSDERPYCCARCNKRYKTKNALMVHQRTHGEEKPYVCQFCLRGFREKGSLVRHLRHHTGEKPFRCSKCGRGFAEHGTLNRHMRAKGGCHKDESSKQQQQQEEVTEEQAPADNLATADIIAEDPHAVLVEFSSVVADTQEYIIKTQTEEEVQEEEVTLIQDSQNEMGNHIVKVVQRIVSQSHSAGGTGSHQIIVRNAVTNDEGTSITDCGDTITIATPESLTEQVAMTLASAISDGTLLAQAVEPTEGTVAMVTTEEAEGVQQEYVITTTPQEVEIQTVIV; encoded by the exons ATGAATGTCGAAAATAATCATACGGCAGAGAAGGCGAGGCAACAAACTAGTGACGGCAGCGAGACCATAACTATACACTCCACTCTGGGAGACGAAG ATGAAGACGTGCACAAATGTGGACGCTGCCAAACTGAGTTTTCCACCTTGGACGCTTTCATTCAGCACAAGCTGCACCACAGCTGCAGGCGTGAGGCGAGCTGTCCGGATGAAGACCAGGAG GTCGATGCTGCCAATTCGGGACACGAAGAAGGGAAGGCCGTGCACGAAGCTGTCTCGAGTGAGCCAGAAAACA ACGAAAGCAAAGCCGCCTTGGGCCGAGGCTGCAGGAGGAAAACAACCTCTCAAAAAGCATCGGAAGAGTCAAAAAGGCCTGAAAAGCCCATTTCTGACAGCAGAGAGAGTGACAATATTGTTCACAAAATAATGCGAGAGGGACGCTATTTTTGCTCGCTTTGTGGAAAGACATTTAAAACG AGCAACATCTTGAAAACCCATATCAAAACTCACAGCGACCAGAAGAACTTTCAATGTGAGCTATGCAGCGCCTCCTTCCGCACCAAAGGCTCCCTGAGTCGTCACAACCGCCGTCACTCCG ATGAGCGGCCGTACCAGTGCACGCTGTGTGGCCAGTCCTTCAGAGAATCGGGAGCCCTCACCAGACACCTTAAGTCCCTCACGCCCTGCACGGAGAAAATTCGCTTTGTTCAGTACAAGGAGATTCTTGTCAGCAAGGATGGCTTGAAGCAAG GCGTGGAAGGGGAAATTGCAGCAGAGGCCGAGCCGCAGGAGATGGTAGTTGTAGAGGAGCAGCCACAAGAGGAGCAGGTGGTTGAAGCGCAAACAGCTGTTGTCAGTTTGGTAGAAGCAAACCCCCAGGAAGTCTTCCATCAGGTCCACTTTACCATGGAGGTGGACGGCACCACACAGGAGAAACAC GTGGTGGTGGACCAGTCACAGGCGGAGGCCCTCGCCGCCGCCGCAGCAGCGGGCGACAACCTCATCTGCCAGGCCATCCTCAACGCTGGCATTGCTTTGAGGACTGAGGAAGTGGTGCAATCCCCGCAGGTAACAGGGGAGCAGGAGAAAATGGTCGTGGAGTGTCCGGACGCTGACAGCACGGACATTCAAGTGAAAGAGGAGTTTGTGGAAATGGTGACCGAG aaaGCGTCTCGGACATCCTCAAAAGTGTACACATGTCAGCACTGCAATCGCACCTTCAAGGGCTTGAACTACTTCCGTTTTCATGTCAAAGGCCATTCAA GTTATAAGCTCTTTAAGTGCACCCTATGCCAGAGGGACTTCCTGAGCGGGTACCTGCTGAAGAAACACATGGAAGTCCACGTCAGTGAGAGGCGGTACAAGTGCGGGGAGTGTGGAAAGCTGTACAAAACCGTTGGACATGTACGGGAACACATGAAGGCCCACTCGGATGAAAGACCTTACTGCTGTGCCAGATGCAATAAAAGATACAAAACCAAG AATGCCCTTATGGTGCATCAGCGCACTCACGGCGAGGAGAAACCATACGTGTGTCAGTTTTGCTTAAGAGGCTTTAGAGAAAAAGGCTCCTTGGTACGACACCTTCGCCATCACACCGGCGAGAAGCCCTTCAGGTGCTCAAAATGCGGACGGGGCTTCGCTGAGCACGGCACGCTCAATCGCCACATGCGTGCTAAAG GAGGCTGCCATAAAGACGAATCCagcaagcagcagcagcagcaggaggaGGTCACTGAGGAGCAGGCTCCTGCAGACAACCTCGCCACTGCTGACATCATCGCAGAAGACCCTCACGCTGTGCTGGTGGAGTTCTCCTCGGTTGTCGCCGACACACAGGAGTACATCATCAAG ACTCAAACCGAAGAAGAAGTGCAGGAAGAAGAGGTGACACTCATTCAGGACAGCCAAAATGAG ATGGGCAACCATATCGTGAAAGTGGTGCAGCGGATCGTCAGCCAGTCCCACAGCGCCGGCGGCACGGGCAGCCACCAGATCATCGTACGCAACGCGGTCACCAACGACGAGGGCACGTCCATCACCGACTGCGGCGACACCATCACCATTGCCACGCCCGAGAGCCTGACGGAACAGGTGGCCATGACGCTGGCGTCGGCCATCAGCGACGGTACGCTGCTGGCCCAGGCCGTGGAACCTACGGAGGGGACGGTCGCTATGGTAACCACGGAGGAGGCAGAGGGAGTGCAGCAGGAGTACGTCATCACCACTACGCCGCAGGAGGTGGAGATTCAGACTGTCATCGTGTGA
- the e4f1 gene encoding transcription factor E4F1 isoform X1, with product MNVENNHTAEKARQQTSDGSETITIHSTLGDEDEDVHKCGRCQTEFSTLDAFIQHKLHHSCRREASCPDEDQEQVDAANSGHEEGKAVHEAVSSEPENNESKAALGRGCRRKTTSQKASEESKRPEKPISDSRESDNIVHKIMREGRYFCSLCGKTFKTSNILKTHIKTHSDQKNFQCELCSASFRTKGSLSRHNRRHSDERPYQCTLCGQSFRESGALTRHLKSLTPCTEKIRFVQYKEILVSKDGLKQGVEGEIAAEAEPQEMVVVEEQPQEEQVVEAQTAVVSLVEANPQEVFHQVHFTMEVDGTTQEKHVVVDQSQAEALAAAAAAGDNLICQAILNAGIALRTEEVVQSPQVTGEQEKMVVECPDADSTDIQVKEEFVEMVTEKASRTSSKVYTCQHCNRTFKGLNYFRFHVKGHSSYKLFKCTLCQRDFLSGYLLKKHMEVHVSERRYKCGECGKLYKTVGHVREHMKAHSDERPYCCARCNKRYKTKNALMVHQRTHGEEKPYVCQFCLRGFREKGSLVRHLRHHTGEKPFRCSKCGRGFAEHGTLNRHMRAKGGCHKDESSKQQQQQEEVTEEQAPADNLATADIIAEDPHAVLVEFSSVVADTQEYIIKTQTEEEVQEEEVTLIQDSQNEMGNHIVKVVQRIVSQSHSAGGTGSHQIIVRNAVTNDEGTSITDCGDTITIATPESLTEQVAMTLASAISDGTLLAQAVEPTEGTVAMVTTEEAEGVQQEYVITTTPQEVEIQTVIV from the exons ATGAATGTCGAAAATAATCATACGGCAGAGAAGGCGAGGCAACAAACTAGTGACGGCAGCGAGACCATAACTATACACTCCACTCTGGGAGACGAAG ATGAAGACGTGCACAAATGTGGACGCTGCCAAACTGAGTTTTCCACCTTGGACGCTTTCATTCAGCACAAGCTGCACCACAGCTGCAGGCGTGAGGCGAGCTGTCCGGATGAAGACCAGGAG CAGGTCGATGCTGCCAATTCGGGACACGAAGAAGGGAAGGCCGTGCACGAAGCTGTCTCGAGTGAGCCAGAAAACA ACGAAAGCAAAGCCGCCTTGGGCCGAGGCTGCAGGAGGAAAACAACCTCTCAAAAAGCATCGGAAGAGTCAAAAAGGCCTGAAAAGCCCATTTCTGACAGCAGAGAGAGTGACAATATTGTTCACAAAATAATGCGAGAGGGACGCTATTTTTGCTCGCTTTGTGGAAAGACATTTAAAACG AGCAACATCTTGAAAACCCATATCAAAACTCACAGCGACCAGAAGAACTTTCAATGTGAGCTATGCAGCGCCTCCTTCCGCACCAAAGGCTCCCTGAGTCGTCACAACCGCCGTCACTCCG ATGAGCGGCCGTACCAGTGCACGCTGTGTGGCCAGTCCTTCAGAGAATCGGGAGCCCTCACCAGACACCTTAAGTCCCTCACGCCCTGCACGGAGAAAATTCGCTTTGTTCAGTACAAGGAGATTCTTGTCAGCAAGGATGGCTTGAAGCAAG GCGTGGAAGGGGAAATTGCAGCAGAGGCCGAGCCGCAGGAGATGGTAGTTGTAGAGGAGCAGCCACAAGAGGAGCAGGTGGTTGAAGCGCAAACAGCTGTTGTCAGTTTGGTAGAAGCAAACCCCCAGGAAGTCTTCCATCAGGTCCACTTTACCATGGAGGTGGACGGCACCACACAGGAGAAACAC GTGGTGGTGGACCAGTCACAGGCGGAGGCCCTCGCCGCCGCCGCAGCAGCGGGCGACAACCTCATCTGCCAGGCCATCCTCAACGCTGGCATTGCTTTGAGGACTGAGGAAGTGGTGCAATCCCCGCAGGTAACAGGGGAGCAGGAGAAAATGGTCGTGGAGTGTCCGGACGCTGACAGCACGGACATTCAAGTGAAAGAGGAGTTTGTGGAAATGGTGACCGAG aaaGCGTCTCGGACATCCTCAAAAGTGTACACATGTCAGCACTGCAATCGCACCTTCAAGGGCTTGAACTACTTCCGTTTTCATGTCAAAGGCCATTCAA GTTATAAGCTCTTTAAGTGCACCCTATGCCAGAGGGACTTCCTGAGCGGGTACCTGCTGAAGAAACACATGGAAGTCCACGTCAGTGAGAGGCGGTACAAGTGCGGGGAGTGTGGAAAGCTGTACAAAACCGTTGGACATGTACGGGAACACATGAAGGCCCACTCGGATGAAAGACCTTACTGCTGTGCCAGATGCAATAAAAGATACAAAACCAAG AATGCCCTTATGGTGCATCAGCGCACTCACGGCGAGGAGAAACCATACGTGTGTCAGTTTTGCTTAAGAGGCTTTAGAGAAAAAGGCTCCTTGGTACGACACCTTCGCCATCACACCGGCGAGAAGCCCTTCAGGTGCTCAAAATGCGGACGGGGCTTCGCTGAGCACGGCACGCTCAATCGCCACATGCGTGCTAAAG GAGGCTGCCATAAAGACGAATCCagcaagcagcagcagcagcaggaggaGGTCACTGAGGAGCAGGCTCCTGCAGACAACCTCGCCACTGCTGACATCATCGCAGAAGACCCTCACGCTGTGCTGGTGGAGTTCTCCTCGGTTGTCGCCGACACACAGGAGTACATCATCAAG ACTCAAACCGAAGAAGAAGTGCAGGAAGAAGAGGTGACACTCATTCAGGACAGCCAAAATGAG ATGGGCAACCATATCGTGAAAGTGGTGCAGCGGATCGTCAGCCAGTCCCACAGCGCCGGCGGCACGGGCAGCCACCAGATCATCGTACGCAACGCGGTCACCAACGACGAGGGCACGTCCATCACCGACTGCGGCGACACCATCACCATTGCCACGCCCGAGAGCCTGACGGAACAGGTGGCCATGACGCTGGCGTCGGCCATCAGCGACGGTACGCTGCTGGCCCAGGCCGTGGAACCTACGGAGGGGACGGTCGCTATGGTAACCACGGAGGAGGCAGAGGGAGTGCAGCAGGAGTACGTCATCACCACTACGCCGCAGGAGGTGGAGATTCAGACTGTCATCGTGTGA